Below is a window of Mycobacterium dioxanotrophicus DNA.
GCCCGAGCAGCGTGGAGGATTCGTCACGCACGGAGACGAGGTAGAAGGCGAGCAGGATCGTCATCCCACCGCCCAGGAAATTGAAGCTGGCACCGGCGAAGACGGCGGCGTCGAACGCCGGTGACCGGAAGATCCGCATGTCGAGAGCCGGGCTGGGCGTGCGCAGTTCGTAGACGATGAAGCCGGCGCCCACGACCAATCCGAATGCTATGCACACGATGGCCGTGGTGTTCAGCCCGCCCTGCAGACGTGCCAGACCATAGACCGTGGCCAACAGTGCCACCGCCACCAGCAGCAGCCCGGGCACATCGAGTCGACGGCCACCTCGCGGCGTTTCCGGCACGTACCGCAGGAGCAGGACCAAAGCGATGAGTGCCACCACGGGCGCCACGAGAAAGCCTGTGCGCCAACCGATGTGCTGAGCCAGCAGGCTGCCGACGGCCGGCATCGGAACCGCCACGGCGAAGCTCGCGCCCAGATGCAGTGAGATCGCGATCGCGCGGCGCGGCGGCGGGAAGACCACGTTGATGATGGCAAGCGACAGGCCCAGCTGCAGCGCGAACGCCACCCCGGTCGCGGCGCGGGCGAATATCAGCACGGCGGCATTGGGCGCCGCGGCGGCGAGGACACCGAACACCACGGTGCCCAGCAGACCGAACGTGTACATCCGCTTCATGCCGTACTTGTCGCCGAGTGCTCCTGCTCCCAGGACGGTCGCGGCCAGCGTGAGCGTGGCAACGCTCGCGACGAAGCTCGCGGTCCCGGCGGACAACTGTAGGCCGGCCCGCACGGAGGAGATGTTGGCCGACAGGATCACCGGGTCCGCCGCCGTGATGCTGGAGCCCAGCCCGGTCGCGAGGATGGTCATGGTCGCGGCGGTGCCCGACACCCAGGTGGGCTGGTCTGCGGTGACTGTCAATTTCCCTCGCATTGCATCCGAGCGTTGAGGCAGCCCTCGGGCAATCTTGTCAGTGGTGGGTAACCCAGACAACGCAAACTACATTATTGACGCATATGAAAGCGAAAGATCCTGCTATTCATCAGAAAAATGGGCATACCGCGCGATGGGACGTGCTACAACTTCGCCTATCCACGGCGGCTCTGAGCAAAGGAGCACATCCCGGTGTCGATCAATGCTGCGGAGTTGTACGCCGCGAAACTCACCACAGCCGAGAACGCCGTGTCGCCCATCCCGACCGGCGCAACCGTGTCATGCGGGATGGCGATCGGCCAGCCGCCCGCCCTGCTGGCTGCGACCGCGACCCGGCTGCGGAGCGGCGACCTGGGTGGCATCCGGCTGTATTACAAGATCGCCATGGACCCACTCGGTAAGACGCTGCTCGCCGAGGATGTCATCGAAAAGGTGGGTGCCCACAGCTTTTTCGTCGGTGATCCCGACCACGAGACGATCAGGCGCCAGGTCCAGACCGGCCACAAACTGGTCAGCTTCGTCCCCGTGCATTTCAGTCAGATCCCGCGACTGTTCGAGGAATTCATCGACCTCGACACGTTCATGGTCACCGTGTCACCCATGGATGGCGGCGGCTACTTCTCACTGGGCACCAACAACGACTTCTCGTCGGTCGCGGCGCGGCGGGCCAAACGCCTGATTGTCGAGGTGAACCGCAACATGCCGCGGGTATTCGGGCAGTCCCAGATCCATGTCAGCGAGGTTGCTTCCATCGTGGAGAACGACGTGCCGCTGATCGAGGCCGGCGCCGCCGAGGCATCGCCCGAAGGTCTGGCGATCGGCGCTCTGGTGGCTCCGATGGTGCCCGACGGAGCCACCATCCAGCTCGGCATCGGCAAGATCCCGGCGGGGGTGGCCTTGGCGCTGAAGAACCACTCCGAACTCGGTCTGCACACCGAGCTCTTCTCGCCGGTCATGGCCGAGCTCATCTGTGACGGCGTCATCACCGGTGCCAGAAAGACCCTGCACCCGCACAAACACGTCTACACCGTGGCGTTCGGCACGGCGGAGTCCTATGCGTTCATGAACGACAACTCCGCGTTCGAGAG
It encodes the following:
- a CDS encoding MFS transporter; this encodes MRGKLTVTADQPTWVSGTAATMTILATGLGSSITAADPVILSANISSVRAGLQLSAGTASFVASVATLTLAATVLGAGALGDKYGMKRMYTFGLLGTVVFGVLAAAAPNAAVLIFARAATGVAFALQLGLSLAIINVVFPPPRRAIAISLHLGASFAVAVPMPAVGSLLAQHIGWRTGFLVAPVVALIALVLLLRYVPETPRGGRRLDVPGLLLVAVALLATVYGLARLQGGLNTTAIVCIAFGLVVGAGFIVYELRTPSPALDMRIFRSPAFDAAVFAGASFNFLGGGMTILLAFYLVSVRDESSTLLGLLMAPAALLSALGAAAAGRAAARVGGRAVLVTGLLLLLAGLLVLTRLGEHSPLWVLFAAVALNAVGAAVAETIEATIMLQTAPVELSGAVAAVKSGVGQAAYSLGPAVFALIGTTVFLHSGRDKLAGSGITDDQAREALRAAHGGAGTVGGANVLDPQRAREVVAGAQASMVEAIHTLGWILTAVPVVAIVVVLVLVRPRQNGVRTEGIS
- a CDS encoding acetyl-CoA hydrolase/transferase family protein codes for the protein MSINAAELYAAKLTTAENAVSPIPTGATVSCGMAIGQPPALLAATATRLRSGDLGGIRLYYKIAMDPLGKTLLAEDVIEKVGAHSFFVGDPDHETIRRQVQTGHKLVSFVPVHFSQIPRLFEEFIDLDTFMVTVSPMDGGGYFSLGTNNDFSSVAARRAKRLIVEVNRNMPRVFGQSQIHVSEVASIVENDVPLIEAGAAEASPEGLAIGALVAPMVPDGATIQLGIGKIPAGVALALKNHSELGLHTELFSPVMAELICDGVITGARKTLHPHKHVYTVAFGTAESYAFMNDNSAFESYPSSYVNDVRTIAAHDDFVSVNTAIEIDLYGQVNAEFIGEHEYSGSGGQFDFVKGASLARNGKSIIALASTAKHGAVSTIVPKVSMVTDPRMDVEWVVTEHGAVNLRGKSTKERADALISVAHPDHRAELTAAARKVTLI